GCCTTGTGCCACATATTTACGTTTTCTCAAAGATGTGTTCAATCGAGCTCTCTAAAACTTTCCCTACTTTGGATCAATTTCCATGGTGGATTTGCCAAGGCTGCTAAGTTCCCAAGAAGATTGCATATCCTTGCATTCACGTAGTCAACTCAGTCAGAACTCTAGCTAGTTTCGAAGAGAAAACTTCTTTTGAGGTGGTTTAGGGAGGCAAAGGGAAGGCtgtagttctttttcttttaagaggcACAAACTCAacattcctattttttctttctttttcaaagagtTAGTGAAGATGAGGCTGAGACACTGAGGAGGGgcagaatttctatttctgcaGGTTCCTTAAGGCAACAGAGGAAGCTTGGCGGCCACAGGAGTCTAGTTAATGAGCGGGTTATACAATATTCATTGTGCTGAGTTTAACTCTTCAAACAGAACGTCtaattgcaaaaagaaaaaaaaaagaagctaaattACAGATGTTAAGACAACAAAGCCGGGGTAGAACTCCCTCTGTTGATAAAACCATCCTTTCGCAGCTTCCTCCACTAACTGCACGCTGACAGAAGGCACAGCGGATCCCTGTCCTCATCAGGTATTCTCATTAGCTCTGTTCCGACTGAGACACTCTATAGGGCTCAAGGAGGGCCACCAAGAGGCCTGGTCTGACCGACTTCTCAGAGGACTGTTTTCTTGCTACCCGCAGAAGAAGCGATCCAGTTGTATTCAGCTGGCACCAAAACAAAACTGTTCTCCCCAATCTTCCTGACACACACAGTCTCACCACTGTCGCTCCTGGCAACAGCGTCTGCAGCAGGCTCCCGGAAGGACACTTCAGTCCGCAGGTGGCAATACCGGGAGTGCAGGTAGCGCAGGCCAGCAGCCAGGGCCATGCCCAGCACGGCTGACAGGCCAAGCAGGACTCCCAGCTGGGCAGTCTTGAGCTGCATCCCTGAAGGGGCTCTGATTCCCTCCTGCCCAACTTCAGGCCTGGAGTTGGTCTTCCTAGGGAATCCCAGTccaccctctcccttctcctcccctacTCTAGGCTCCCAGTGCTTTGATTGAGGTAAGAAGCTGGCAGAGGGCCTCCATGCCTCTGACTGGTCACCAGCAGCAGGTGGCTTGGAAGTGCCAGATATCTGGGAGACAGGGGTCGGGTTGGCTGCCCCTGCCCCATTCCCTGTGAAAGCTTCAGAGGCCCAGAGGTGTGGGGGAGAGGTAAGCTGGACAGTATACAAAGGATGCCTTGTCTCAGTCCTGTTAGAGGCCTCCACCTTGTCCTATAAAAACAAAGGGAATAAAAGGTCAGAGGGACTGGTCTTCCCCCTAAGCAGCCACCGAACTGTGCAACTAACTTGTGCTCCTTAAAGACTCCCAGGCAGCAGCTGAAAACCCAGCCTCTTGCCTGCTCCCAAACGAACTCAGAGTAACATGCCCAAGTAGATAAATACGCATTTGTTATTGATGGGGAAGGGGTGGCTAATGGAAACCCCACAGAGAGCATGGAGGCCAGTTACGAGAATAAGTTTTAAGAGGCTTCCAAACTGATATAGGTGCTTGTGTCATCTGTGATGGCTGAAAGCTTTGAGTGTGTCTTTTTATGGTGGGACCCATGCAAGAGGGATCGTTTAACCTTTCTGTAGGTTCCAATAAATTTAAGTAAGAATattataccatgttttattttgtgttcctTCTAAGACTTCAAAGGAATAGTAAATCAGTGggcatgtatattttatattgccAATTGATCTAACTTCTGGGACCATGCATGATGTTTTGAGGCCAATGTTTTAAaggaggggtggagggggagaggagaggaattaTTAACCAAGGCTAAGTGGGAAAACAAATCACTAGAACCATCAATTTCTACAGTTGCCTATAACTTCGCAGATACTACATATAATGGAAAGGCTGATATTGATTAGTAGAAAGATGCTGTGTGTATATCATATCTTTGCCCTCTTCTCTCTGACTTTGGCTACTAGTCTAATAGCTCCAATTTCCCATTGTAGAACTTCCCACTCTAGGCTCAAAATACCAATCTCAACCCCATTCACAACTCAGGCTCTTACCTGTTCATTCCTCTCTGAGGACAGGCAAGTTTCCAGTGAGTCAGAGCGTGGGTCATTATGAGTTCTAAAGGGAAGAATGGAAGGGCTGAGAAGGGGTCACTAAGTATTTGGACCAAAAAGCAATGTTTCCCACCACTATTATGGATTCTGATGGCAGAATCCATAATTCTGATTTTCAGATTCCCTTGGAAAAACTCCTGAGTTTGTAGTTGGGGGCAGAAGGGAAGAGTCGGAGGGACAGGCAAGTGAGGATGGTGGCAAAGAACCCAccaaaatatattactattttatagaaaaatattattatttattataaacatatctaaaatattaaaaattctttaaaatttatatagcagcatctaaaatttttatagcagcatctCAGAGACCTCACTCCCTTCAAGAGAGTACAGTTTCCTAGGGTGATTATCATACCCAGCCCTTCTAACCACTAGCCTTTCTACAATCAGGGTTTCTCACATACTTAAGAATGAATGTGGCTGAGATCTTTctctgtctgactccaaatcaAGTGTCCCAGTGTTCAGCCTCGTCCCACCACCTGCACTGAATGGGCCACCCTCACACTTACCTGTGGTGGGTGCCAGGGCTAGAAACAAAGCTCTCTGAGGAGAATCCCCTGAGGGCCACAAGCCTCTCCAGCCCACGGACATCCAGGGACGGTTCTAGGGTTGGGTCACTGCCCCCACGGGCTTGCTGGCCATTGCTGTCTGCGGTAGCTGTGTGTGAAGATGGTTGGAACAGAGTCTCTGCATCCCCAGGAAACTTTGTCATCCAAATACCGGCAGGAACAAGATCTGGGTAGTCCTCCTTTGCAGCTTCAGGAAGGCCAACAGCAAAGGCGTCTGTGCGCTGCTGCAGAAGAGCCAT
The nucleotide sequence above comes from Microcebus murinus isolate Inina chromosome 15, M.murinus_Inina_mat1.0, whole genome shotgun sequence. Encoded proteins:
- the REELD1 gene encoding reelin domain-containing protein 1; the encoded protein is MQVSHTLNRPLLIFLNSGRSEAVVCPDTGRGRMRVQAALAGWACTTLCLASCCSAFSHGASAGSCEDMQPKHIQAQPQRPGTPHVTIHTSRSSYAPGDRIPVIVRSSRDFMGFLLQARRVSDHQIAGTFVFIPPRSKLMTCSEEADSVTHSDKSPKRNLSFLWKAPTQPVGDVRFLLSVVQSYFVYWARIESSVVSQQTHSRAHSEDGVEPGSLLPPPRQRLDNIGGTAPAPRVPMALLQQRTDAFAVGLPEAAKEDYPDLVPAGIWMTKFPGDAETLFQPSSHTATADSNGQQARGGSDPTLEPSLDVRGLERLVALRGFSSESFVSSPGTHHRTHNDPRSDSLETCLSSERNEQDKVEASNRTETRHPLYTVQLTSPPHLWASEAFTGNGAGAANPTPVSQISGTSKPPAAGDQSEAWRPSASFLPQSKHWEPRVGEEKGEGGLGFPRKTNSRPEVGQEGIRAPSGMQLKTAQLGVLLGLSAVLGMALAAGLRYLHSRYCHLRTEVSFREPAADAVARSDSGETVCVRKIGENSFVLVPAEYNWIASSAGSKKTVL